The Amycolatopsis sp. DG1A-15b genome window below encodes:
- a CDS encoding MerR family transcriptional regulator: MRIGELSRRTGVSSRSLRYYEEQGLLTSSRSGAGQRHYAEAVVERVSLIRQLFDAGLSSRVIASVLPCVETPADPGVAEEAFATMTRERDRIDAEIARLIEARDALDVVLEANTRHRAELAAEPVARSA, translated from the coding sequence ATGCGGATCGGCGAGCTGTCCAGGCGCACGGGCGTGAGTTCGCGTTCCTTGCGGTACTACGAAGAGCAGGGCCTGCTGACCAGCTCACGCTCCGGCGCCGGGCAGCGTCACTACGCCGAAGCCGTGGTCGAGCGCGTGTCGCTCATCCGGCAGCTGTTCGACGCGGGCCTGTCCAGCCGGGTGATCGCCTCGGTGCTGCCGTGCGTGGAAACCCCTGCCGACCCGGGAGTCGCCGAGGAGGCGTTCGCGACGATGACGCGCGAACGCGACCGGATCGACGCCGAGATCGCCCGCTTGATCGAGGCCCGGGACGCGCTCGACGTGGTGCTCGAGGCCAACACCCGGCACCGAGCGGAGCTGGCCGCGGAGCCGGTGGCCCGGTCGGCCTGA
- a CDS encoding TetR/AcrR family transcriptional regulator: MSGLVVSDATTRSAKAGDLRTRMLAAAEELLITSADHDISTRAVCDAVGVAQPMLYRIFKDKNGLLHALVQNGFERYVVRKQALETTDDPVADLRAGWDDHMDFALTNGALYRLMFSPALAEVPAPAGRIFELLTRALDRCAAIGALRIPSAEAAQAILSANVGVALNMLSQPARYADPGLSHRVRDAVFAACLTPETTAEPAPGNAMAVPALALEAQLKKPGTSPLEPEETALLLKWLNRIRSSPSPEQGERPGRA, translated from the coding sequence GTGAGTGGGCTGGTCGTGTCCGATGCCACCACACGCAGCGCGAAAGCCGGCGACCTCCGCACCCGCATGCTCGCCGCCGCCGAAGAACTCCTGATCACCTCCGCCGACCACGACATTTCCACCCGCGCGGTGTGCGACGCGGTCGGCGTGGCCCAGCCCATGCTGTACCGGATCTTCAAGGACAAGAACGGCCTGCTGCACGCCCTGGTGCAGAACGGGTTCGAACGCTACGTCGTGCGGAAACAGGCGCTCGAGACCACCGACGACCCGGTCGCCGACCTGCGCGCGGGCTGGGACGACCACATGGACTTCGCCCTCACCAACGGCGCGCTCTACCGGCTCATGTTCTCCCCCGCCCTGGCGGAGGTCCCCGCGCCCGCCGGCCGGATCTTCGAGCTGCTGACCCGGGCGCTCGACCGCTGCGCGGCGATCGGCGCGCTCCGGATCCCGTCGGCCGAAGCGGCGCAAGCGATCCTGTCGGCGAACGTCGGCGTCGCGTTGAACATGCTTTCCCAGCCCGCGCGCTATGCCGACCCCGGCCTCTCCCACCGCGTCCGCGACGCGGTCTTCGCCGCGTGCCTCACCCCCGAAACCACAGCGGAACCGGCACCGGGCAACGCGATGGCGGTTCCGGCGCTCGCGCTGGAGGCGCAACTCAAGAAGCCGGGCACGTCACCGCTGGAACCCGAGGAGACCGCCCTGCTCCTCAAGTGGCTGAACCGGATCCGGAGCTCTCCTTCGCCGGAGCAGGGCGAACGGCCGGGGCGGGCGTAG
- a CDS encoding tautomerase family protein, whose protein sequence is MPFAHFKVPAGTLEPEQKKLIIDRTTDLYAEIYGEAARRNVLVLVDEVVDGGWGIGGTVLTAAMINGDTPAGTSGR, encoded by the coding sequence ATGCCTTTCGCCCACTTCAAGGTCCCGGCCGGCACGCTCGAGCCGGAGCAGAAGAAGCTGATCATCGACCGCACCACCGACCTCTACGCCGAAATCTACGGCGAAGCCGCCCGCCGGAACGTGCTCGTGCTCGTCGACGAAGTCGTCGACGGCGGCTGGGGCATCGGCGGCACCGTCCTCACCGCCGCCATGATCAACGGTGACACACCGGCCGGGACCAGCGGCCGGTGA
- a CDS encoding SDR family NAD(P)-dependent oxidoreductase: protein MSEQNVILITGASSGFGNLAARALARVGHTVYAGMRATDGRNAPRVAELAELAEAENIDIRGVEMDVQDQNSVDTAVADVLARHWHIDVVVHNAGHMVLGPAEAFTTEQLGQLYDVNVLSTQRVNRAVLPALRARGRGHLVWIGSSSTRGGHPPFLGPYFAAKAAMDALAESYAAELIKYGIDTTIVVPGAYPSGTNHFAHAGTPADTERDAAYQAEYGELRDGMAQALAGIFPEGRTTDEVADEIVRVVGLPSGHRPFRVHIDPSNDGSEVVSVVNDRIRAEFYRRIGIGELLPANAVH from the coding sequence ATGTCCGAGCAGAACGTCATCCTGATCACCGGCGCGTCCAGCGGGTTCGGCAACCTCGCCGCCCGGGCGCTGGCCCGGGTCGGCCACACCGTCTACGCCGGCATGCGCGCCACCGACGGCCGCAACGCTCCCCGCGTGGCCGAGCTCGCCGAGCTGGCAGAAGCGGAGAACATCGACATCCGCGGCGTCGAAATGGACGTGCAGGACCAGAACTCCGTGGACACGGCCGTCGCGGACGTCCTGGCCCGGCACTGGCACATCGACGTCGTGGTGCACAACGCGGGCCACATGGTCCTCGGACCGGCCGAAGCCTTCACCACCGAACAGCTCGGCCAGCTCTACGACGTCAACGTGCTCTCGACCCAGCGGGTCAACCGCGCCGTGCTGCCGGCACTGCGTGCCCGGGGCCGCGGGCACCTGGTGTGGATCGGCTCGTCCTCGACCCGCGGTGGCCATCCCCCGTTCCTCGGCCCGTACTTCGCCGCCAAGGCGGCGATGGACGCCCTCGCCGAGAGCTACGCGGCGGAACTGATCAAGTACGGCATCGACACCACGATCGTCGTGCCCGGCGCCTACCCCAGCGGCACCAACCACTTCGCGCACGCCGGCACCCCCGCCGACACGGAACGCGACGCCGCATATCAAGCGGAGTACGGCGAACTGCGCGACGGGATGGCCCAAGCGCTGGCCGGCATCTTCCCCGAAGGCCGCACCACCGACGAGGTCGCCGACGAGATCGTGCGCGTCGTCGGCCTGCCGTCCGGGCACCGCCCCTTCCGGGTCCACATCGACCCCAGCAACGACGGCAGCGAAGTCGTCTCCGTCGTCAACGACCGCATCCGGGCCGAGTTCTACCGCCGGATCGGCATCGGCGAACTGCTGCCGGCCAACGCCGTCCACTGA
- a CDS encoding SDR family oxidoreductase, whose translation MTVPSTQARVALVTGGSGGIGRAVVERLAREGYHLGVHYSANKATADEIVESITAAGGHAIAVGGDVADEVAMAAAFDSVEEAFGGIDVLVHTAGIMRLQPIADLDLSELDAVHRTNIRGTFVVDQLAARRLRAGGAIVNFSTSVVGLQFPGYGAYVASKGAVEALTLVLARELRGRDVTVNAVAPGPTATPLFLDGKDEAAIEKLAAQPPLERLGRPEDIAHLTAFLVGPDGRWVNGQNIRDNGGII comes from the coding sequence ATGACCGTCCCCTCTACCCAGGCACGGGTCGCGCTGGTCACCGGGGGTTCCGGAGGCATCGGACGCGCCGTCGTCGAACGCCTCGCCCGGGAGGGCTACCACCTCGGCGTGCACTACTCGGCCAACAAAGCCACCGCGGACGAGATCGTCGAAAGCATCACCGCGGCCGGTGGCCACGCGATCGCCGTCGGCGGGGACGTCGCCGACGAGGTGGCCATGGCCGCCGCCTTCGACTCGGTCGAAGAAGCCTTCGGCGGCATCGACGTCCTGGTGCACACCGCCGGGATCATGCGGCTCCAGCCGATCGCCGACCTCGACCTGTCCGAACTGGACGCCGTGCACCGCACCAACATCCGCGGCACCTTCGTCGTCGACCAGCTGGCCGCCCGCCGGCTGCGCGCCGGCGGAGCCATCGTGAACTTCTCCACCTCCGTCGTGGGCCTTCAATTCCCCGGCTACGGCGCCTACGTCGCCAGCAAGGGCGCGGTCGAAGCCCTCACCCTGGTCCTGGCCCGGGAACTGCGCGGCCGCGACGTCACCGTCAACGCCGTCGCCCCCGGCCCCACCGCGACCCCGCTGTTCCTCGACGGCAAGGACGAAGCGGCGATCGAGAAGCTGGCCGCCCAGCCGCCCCTGGAACGGCTGGGCCGCCCCGAAGACATCGCCCACCTCACGGCGTTCCTCGTCGGCCCCGACGGCCGGTGGGTCAACGGCCAGAACATCCGCGACAACGGCGGAATCATCTAG
- a CDS encoding TetR/AcrR family transcriptional regulator has protein sequence MPTSTRRARERAKTRERIIEAALHVLEADGIAALTIRRIATDVEYSAPVVYQHFANKDALLLELVAHGHRLMLTEVREAADEPDTDRRMTRIASEYVRFAGAHPHLYRVMNDPVVDGDERRRVAEPAIDVLKELLTSWSTAHDVALADPDQACEILWGTLHGIASLGHLGQIGNDRARHLAEQALHAILLGWRTEAPANDRAARG, from the coding sequence ATGCCGACCAGCACGAGACGGGCCCGCGAACGGGCGAAGACCCGGGAGCGGATCATCGAGGCCGCCCTGCACGTCCTCGAGGCCGACGGCATCGCGGCCTTGACGATCCGGCGCATCGCCACCGACGTCGAATACTCCGCACCCGTGGTCTACCAGCACTTTGCCAACAAGGACGCGCTCCTGCTCGAACTGGTCGCGCACGGCCACCGCCTGATGCTGACCGAGGTCCGCGAGGCCGCCGACGAGCCCGACACGGATCGGCGCATGACGCGCATCGCTTCGGAGTACGTGCGGTTCGCCGGCGCGCACCCCCACCTCTACCGGGTCATGAACGACCCGGTCGTCGACGGGGACGAACGCCGGCGCGTCGCGGAGCCGGCCATCGACGTCCTCAAGGAGTTGCTCACCAGCTGGTCGACGGCTCACGACGTGGCCCTGGCCGATCCGGACCAGGCCTGCGAGATCCTCTGGGGCACACTGCACGGCATCGCGTCGCTGGGCCACCTCGGCCAAATCGGCAACGATCGCGCCCGCCACCTCGCCGAACAGGCGCTCCACGCGATCCTCCTCGGCTGGCGTACCGAAGCGCCGGCGAACGATCGGGCGGCGCGCGGCTAG
- a CDS encoding NAD-dependent epimerase/dehydratase family protein, giving the protein MAKHVVIGAGSIGSNVARLLVEQGETVRIVTRSGSGPEHRLIDRVAADASDPSRLTELSRGAEVIYHCANPPSYTAWERLLPPLQTAAIAAAKANDAVLALTGSLYAYGPQPDGRMNERTPMAAVGHKGRLRRRMWEQALAAGIRTVEVRGSDYIGKDANGIYALLIEPALKKGKAAWITGHLDMPHTFTVNVDMARALVKLASQERAWGRPWHVPSPPAVTIRELARRYATAAGRPPIKLVQLPRFVMRTAGLIVPMAREVSEMDYQWYAPFRMDATETARAFQLTVTDLDTAVRAEVR; this is encoded by the coding sequence ATGGCCAAGCACGTCGTCATCGGCGCCGGTTCGATCGGGAGCAACGTCGCCCGGCTGCTCGTCGAGCAGGGGGAGACCGTCCGGATCGTCACCCGCAGCGGTTCGGGTCCCGAGCACCGGCTGATCGACCGGGTCGCCGCGGACGCGTCCGACCCGTCCCGCCTGACCGAGCTGTCCCGCGGCGCGGAGGTGATCTACCACTGCGCCAACCCGCCCTCGTACACGGCGTGGGAGCGCCTGTTGCCGCCCCTGCAGACGGCGGCCATCGCCGCCGCCAAGGCCAACGACGCCGTCCTCGCGCTGACCGGCAGCCTGTACGCCTACGGCCCGCAGCCCGATGGCCGGATGAACGAGCGCACCCCGATGGCCGCCGTCGGGCACAAGGGGCGCCTGCGCAGGCGCATGTGGGAACAGGCCCTCGCCGCGGGTATCCGCACCGTCGAGGTCCGCGGCTCCGACTACATCGGCAAGGACGCCAACGGCATCTACGCCCTGCTCATCGAGCCGGCCCTGAAGAAGGGGAAAGCGGCCTGGATCACCGGTCACCTGGACATGCCGCACACGTTCACCGTCAACGTCGACATGGCACGCGCCCTCGTCAAGCTGGCCTCGCAGGAACGCGCGTGGGGCCGGCCCTGGCACGTCCCGTCCCCGCCGGCTGTCACCATCCGCGAGCTGGCGCGGCGCTACGCCACCGCGGCGGGCCGGCCACCGATCAAGCTGGTCCAGCTGCCGCGTTTCGTGATGCGCACAGCCGGGCTGATCGTGCCGATGGCCCGTGAGGTGTCCGAAATGGACTACCAGTGGTACGCACCGTTCCGGATGGACGCGACGGAGACGGCCCGCGCCTTCCAGCTGACCGTCACCGACCTCGACACCGCCGTCCGCGCCGAGGTCCGCTGA
- a CDS encoding sigma-70 family RNA polymerase sigma factor codes for MSSDAELIGRSLRGDTDAFVEVISRHETALGNYLARRVGRQAAEDVLGDVWVAAYESRANYDRSYPEARPWLYGVALNRLRRHWRSRPAEEPAPDLSGVANDWDPWPAVDARVDTQALLGRALARLKPEEREVLGLVAWEDLTVAEAGRVLDIPAGTARRLLHQARKALREAPEVVALLQVPTT; via the coding sequence ATGTCGTCAGACGCGGAACTAATCGGTAGGTCGCTGCGCGGAGACACCGATGCCTTCGTGGAAGTGATCAGCCGGCACGAGACCGCGCTCGGGAACTATCTGGCGCGCAGAGTGGGGCGGCAGGCCGCCGAGGACGTGCTCGGCGATGTGTGGGTGGCGGCTTACGAGTCCCGGGCGAACTATGACCGTTCGTATCCCGAAGCCAGGCCTTGGTTGTACGGCGTCGCGCTGAACAGGCTGCGCCGGCACTGGCGGTCCCGACCTGCCGAGGAGCCGGCGCCGGACCTGAGCGGCGTGGCGAATGACTGGGATCCCTGGCCGGCGGTGGATGCCCGCGTGGACACGCAGGCACTGCTGGGCAGGGCACTGGCCCGGCTCAAACCGGAAGAGCGGGAAGTGCTGGGCCTGGTCGCCTGGGAGGACCTGACCGTCGCCGAGGCCGGGCGGGTGCTCGACATCCCGGCCGGCACGGCCCGCCGCCTGTTGCACCAGGCGCGCAAGGCGTTGCGTGAAGCCCCCGAAGTGGTCGCGCTGCTGCAAGTCCCGACAACCTGA
- a CDS encoding SDR family NAD(P)-dependent oxidoreductase: protein MTITFITGANKGLGRETARRLVEAGHTVLVGARDREAGASAAAAVGARFVPIDVTDDASVAAAAADVAAHEGAIDVLINNAGIHGPAGDPSGLTGADVLGVFDVNLAGVVRTTTAFLPLLQRSADPVIINVSSGMGSLVLTHDRSRAESKVVAPLYTASKAALTMLTTQYAKAFPGIRINAADPGYTATDLNGHSGPQTVTEGTDAIVGLATEQPGAGSGRFVARSGEIAWS from the coding sequence ATGACGATCACCTTCATCACCGGAGCGAACAAGGGGCTCGGCCGCGAGACCGCCCGCCGGCTCGTCGAGGCCGGCCACACCGTGCTGGTCGGAGCCCGCGACCGGGAGGCGGGCGCGAGCGCCGCCGCCGCGGTCGGTGCGCGGTTCGTGCCCATCGACGTGACCGACGACGCGTCCGTCGCCGCCGCGGCCGCCGACGTCGCCGCGCACGAGGGCGCGATCGACGTGCTGATCAACAACGCCGGCATCCACGGCCCGGCCGGTGACCCGTCCGGCCTGACCGGCGCCGACGTCCTGGGCGTCTTCGACGTCAACCTCGCCGGCGTGGTGCGGACGACCACGGCGTTCCTGCCGCTGCTGCAGCGGTCGGCGGACCCCGTGATCATCAACGTCAGCAGCGGGATGGGCTCCCTCGTCCTCACCCACGACCGGTCGCGAGCCGAGTCCAAGGTCGTCGCACCGCTCTACACCGCTTCGAAGGCGGCGTTGACGATGCTGACCACGCAGTACGCGAAAGCGTTTCCCGGCATCCGGATCAACGCCGCGGACCCCGGCTACACGGCGACCGACCTCAACGGCCACAGCGGCCCGCAGACCGTCACCGAGGGCACCGACGCCATCGTCGGCCTGGCCACCGAGCAACCGGGCGCCGGCTCCGGGCGCTTCGTCGCCCGCAGCGGCGAGATCGCCTGGTCCTGA
- a CDS encoding helix-turn-helix transcriptional regulator, whose translation MSTTPGAGLGAMIRTWRDRLPPSAAALPVGRNRRAAGLRREELADLAGLSVDYVVRLEQGRATTPSVQVVASLARALQLSGPERDHLYRLAGLTPPADGTISDHIPPGVHRVLSRLGDVAVAVFAADWQLVWWNRSWAALLGDPSSAEPRLRNFARDRFPLGTGPACLAQWPVTEVDAETTDLAVVADLRRATGRFPRDARLAGLIRELTAGNRRFAQLWATGSVAGHREDEKTIHHPSVGPIAVNCDVLGDGDTELKIVIMTAVPGSAAETGLRLAAATGAPAPREQLA comes from the coding sequence GTGAGCACGACACCCGGGGCCGGGCTGGGCGCGATGATCCGCACCTGGCGGGACCGGCTGCCGCCCTCCGCCGCGGCGTTGCCGGTCGGCCGCAACCGCCGTGCGGCCGGGCTGCGCCGCGAAGAGCTCGCCGACCTCGCCGGCTTGTCGGTCGACTACGTCGTCCGCCTGGAACAGGGCCGGGCCACCACGCCCTCGGTGCAGGTGGTCGCCTCCCTCGCGCGTGCGCTGCAGCTCTCGGGCCCCGAACGGGACCACCTGTACCGGCTCGCCGGGCTCACCCCGCCCGCGGACGGCACGATCTCGGACCACATCCCGCCCGGGGTCCACCGCGTGCTCTCCCGGCTCGGCGACGTCGCGGTCGCCGTGTTCGCGGCCGACTGGCAGCTGGTCTGGTGGAACCGCAGCTGGGCCGCGCTGCTGGGCGACCCCTCGTCCGCGGAGCCCCGCCTGCGCAACTTCGCCCGCGACCGGTTCCCGCTGGGCACGGGCCCCGCCTGCCTCGCCCAGTGGCCCGTGACCGAGGTCGACGCCGAGACCACGGACCTCGCCGTCGTCGCCGACCTGCGCCGCGCCACCGGACGGTTCCCGCGCGATGCCCGCCTCGCCGGGCTGATCCGCGAACTGACCGCGGGCAACCGGCGGTTCGCGCAGCTGTGGGCCACCGGCTCCGTCGCCGGCCACCGTGAGGACGAGAAGACGATCCACCACCCGTCGGTGGGACCGATCGCGGTGAACTGCGACGTGCTGGGAGACGGCGATACCGAGCTGAAGATCGTGATCATGACCGCCGTCCCGGGCAGTGCCGCCGAGACCGGTCTCCGGCTGGCCGCGGCCACCGGCGCACCGGCCCCGAGGGAACAGCTCGCGTAG
- a CDS encoding ArsR family transcriptional regulator — MSRKLPEPSVDDLDLTTILGALVDPARRTIMAVMYQGPEPFDCSASTWCANLGLTPPTVSHHFRTLREAGLTRTVVDGRTRNVRVRKEDVEKRFPGLLDALLTHEHDTEAINRLIKP; from the coding sequence ATGTCGCGAAAGCTGCCGGAGCCGTCGGTCGACGACCTGGACCTGACGACGATCCTCGGCGCTTTGGTCGACCCGGCTCGCCGGACGATCATGGCGGTGATGTACCAGGGGCCGGAACCGTTCGACTGCAGCGCGAGCACGTGGTGCGCGAATCTCGGGTTGACCCCGCCGACCGTCTCGCACCACTTCCGCACGCTGCGCGAAGCCGGCCTGACCCGCACCGTCGTCGACGGCCGCACGCGCAACGTGCGGGTGCGCAAGGAAGATGTGGAGAAACGCTTCCCCGGTCTCCTCGATGCCTTGCTGACCCACGAGCACGACACCGAGGCGATCAACCGGCTGATCAAGCCGTGA
- a CDS encoding MFS transporter yields the protein MIRSSSKSLSSSRLAVLAVGTFVLGVDGLVLAGLLPAVAQDLHVSLAQAGQLTTTFALTYAISSPLIATATGRLDRRVVLGGGMVVFLLGMVGQALGPTYAVVLAGRILAALGAAGFQANAYAVVGFLSAPERRARSLAVVGAGSSLATVIGVPIGALVGQHLGWRAALWLITGGAVVAAALCLALPGVRLPVASLRERIRILGTPSVLLLLCGTALQLVPQFAVISYIAPIIGAQGQTATSAVVALVVFGVAFFTGNRLVGHLADRWGALRVITVGLTVSALALVALWIVRLSLVPAIAALAVLGLVASFQVTPQQTRVFAAGGAAATVALGLNGSMIYVGSGGGAALGGGVITVAGVGFVPLVAAGMALVALAFLWAFAPERRQVLDHRVDTVRR from the coding sequence ATGATTCGATCATCATCGAAGTCACTCTCCTCGTCACGGCTGGCGGTGCTCGCCGTCGGCACGTTCGTGCTCGGGGTGGACGGCTTAGTGCTGGCGGGGCTGCTCCCCGCGGTCGCCCAGGACCTGCACGTCAGCCTTGCCCAAGCCGGGCAGCTGACCACGACGTTCGCGCTCACCTACGCGATCAGCTCGCCGCTGATCGCGACCGCCACCGGCCGGCTCGACCGGCGCGTCGTGCTCGGCGGCGGGATGGTGGTCTTCCTGCTCGGCATGGTCGGCCAGGCGCTCGGCCCGACGTACGCAGTGGTGCTGGCCGGGCGGATCCTGGCCGCACTCGGCGCGGCCGGGTTCCAGGCCAACGCGTACGCGGTCGTCGGGTTCCTTTCGGCGCCGGAGCGGCGGGCGCGATCGCTGGCGGTGGTCGGCGCCGGATCCAGCCTGGCCACGGTCATCGGGGTGCCGATCGGCGCGCTGGTCGGACAGCACCTCGGTTGGCGCGCGGCGCTGTGGTTGATCACCGGTGGGGCCGTGGTGGCCGCGGCACTCTGCCTGGCGCTGCCCGGCGTCCGGCTGCCCGTCGCGTCACTGCGCGAGAGGATCCGCATCCTCGGCACACCCAGTGTGCTCCTGCTGCTCTGCGGCACCGCACTCCAGCTCGTGCCGCAGTTCGCCGTCATCAGCTACATCGCCCCCATCATCGGCGCGCAAGGCCAGACGGCCACCTCGGCGGTCGTCGCGCTGGTCGTGTTCGGCGTCGCCTTCTTCACCGGGAACCGCCTGGTGGGACACCTCGCCGATCGCTGGGGCGCGCTCCGGGTGATCACGGTCGGCCTGACGGTCAGCGCACTGGCGCTGGTCGCGCTCTGGATCGTCCGGCTGAGCCTCGTACCGGCGATAGCCGCACTCGCCGTGCTCGGCCTGGTCGCCTCTTTCCAGGTGACGCCGCAGCAGACCCGGGTGTTCGCGGCCGGCGGCGCGGCGGCGACCGTGGCGCTCGGGCTGAACGGCTCGATGATCTACGTCGGCAGCGGGGGTGGGGCAGCGCTCGGCGGTGGTGTCATCACCGTGGCCGGAGTCGGCTTCGTGCCCCTCGTCGCCGCCGGCATGGCCCTCGTCGCGCTGGCGTTCCTGTGGGCGTTCGCGCCGGAACGCCGGCAGGTCCTCGATCACCGCGTCGACACGGTGAGGAGATGA